Proteins from a genomic interval of Bradyrhizobium sp. CCGB01:
- a CDS encoding branched-chain amino acid ABC transporter permease: MRAFQILIDGFAISALYALGATGFTLIFGVSGVLNLSHGAIMVAAAVAAWAAASVLNVGTYAGALIGVGVALLTAFATYFAVVKPIQDSRRIPNEEKEIFVLTGTLLWGIMIQELIAYFFTNNAKTVLPIVEGVVEILGVRTPKNEIFTAIVCCLVIALLWLLVNRTRTGKAVLAASMNPRGVTLLGLELTNIYIVVWGIYGILAGIAGVLLGMFLGVSSYSVGPLTASAFSIVVLGGLGSVSGSLIAAFVVGYLETLTAYLVSPAYRTIPALLLLVFVMYIRPQGLLGRR; the protein is encoded by the coding sequence ATGCGAGCTTTCCAGATCTTGATCGATGGCTTTGCCATCAGCGCCCTCTACGCTCTCGGTGCCACCGGCTTCACCCTCATCTTCGGCGTCTCCGGCGTGCTCAACCTCTCCCATGGTGCCATCATGGTGGCCGCAGCGGTGGCGGCCTGGGCCGCGGCCAGCGTGCTCAATGTCGGCACCTATGCCGGTGCACTGATCGGCGTCGGGGTCGCCCTCCTCACCGCCTTCGCGACCTATTTCGCGGTGGTGAAGCCGATCCAGGATTCCCGGCGTATCCCCAATGAGGAGAAGGAGATCTTCGTCCTCACCGGCACGTTGCTCTGGGGCATCATGATCCAGGAGCTGATCGCCTACTTCTTCACCAACAACGCCAAGACCGTGCTGCCGATCGTCGAGGGCGTCGTCGAGATCCTCGGCGTCCGCACGCCGAAGAACGAGATTTTTACGGCGATCGTGTGCTGCCTCGTCATCGCGCTGCTGTGGCTCCTGGTGAACCGCACCCGCACCGGCAAGGCGGTGCTGGCGGCCTCGATGAACCCGCGCGGCGTCACCCTGCTCGGGCTCGAGCTCACCAACATCTACATCGTGGTCTGGGGAATCTACGGCATCCTCGCCGGCATCGCCGGTGTGCTGCTCGGCATGTTCTTGGGGGTCAGCTCCTACAGCGTCGGACCGCTGACGGCGAGCGCGTTCTCGATCGTCGTGCTCGGCGGTCTCGGCAGCGTCTCCGGTTCGCTGATCGCCGCCTTCGTGGTCGGCTATCTCGAGACGCTGACGGCCTATCTGGTCTCGCCGGCCTATCGCACCATTCCCGCACTGCTGCTGCTCGTGTTCGTCATGTATATCCGGCCCCAGGGCCTTCTGGGGAGGCGCTGA
- a CDS encoding branched-chain amino acid ABC transporter permease, translating to MSTFFTSRLFFISLALVVIAATLPLYVSGYVLGLLTVAFYFGVFAMAWDLLFGFAGEVNFGPTFLIGVGAYTAGILNAQFGWSVYPCIVLGALASVIAGLVLALPALRVRGPYFGLTTLVAVLMLQNFIVVFADLTGGEIGLTIPDVITINAGANYWIALGFMTISAAILYGLSQSPIGLVLQASGQDPVQAGALGFNIIKHKLAAFIVSAFFSGLSGALLVFYFGTASVGTVVDVAVGVNVIVSAVLGGRRTVLGAALGAIFLIVAGEFLRPTGELATFIVSAVALLVVLFFPGGFLGAALSREARS from the coding sequence ATGTCCACCTTCTTTACCTCGCGCCTGTTCTTCATCTCGCTCGCGCTCGTCGTCATCGCGGCAACGCTGCCGCTCTACGTCTCCGGCTATGTGCTGGGCCTGCTCACCGTCGCGTTTTACTTCGGCGTGTTCGCAATGGCCTGGGACCTGTTGTTCGGCTTCGCCGGCGAAGTGAATTTCGGCCCGACCTTCCTGATCGGCGTCGGCGCCTACACCGCCGGCATCCTCAACGCCCAATTCGGCTGGTCGGTTTATCCCTGCATCGTGCTGGGAGCACTCGCCTCCGTCATCGCCGGCCTGGTGCTGGCGCTGCCGGCGCTGCGGGTGCGCGGGCCCTATTTCGGCCTGACCACGCTGGTCGCGGTCTTGATGCTGCAAAACTTCATCGTCGTGTTCGCCGATCTCACCGGCGGCGAGATCGGCCTCACCATCCCCGATGTCATCACGATCAATGCCGGCGCCAATTACTGGATCGCACTCGGATTCATGACGATCTCGGCGGCGATCCTGTACGGCCTGTCGCAATCGCCGATTGGCCTCGTGCTCCAGGCCAGCGGCCAGGACCCGGTGCAGGCCGGCGCGCTCGGCTTCAACATCATCAAGCACAAGCTTGCCGCGTTCATCGTCAGCGCGTTCTTCTCGGGGCTATCAGGCGCGCTGCTGGTGTTCTACTTCGGTACCGCCTCGGTCGGCACCGTCGTCGACGTCGCGGTCGGCGTGAACGTCATCGTCTCGGCCGTGCTCGGCGGCCGGCGCACCGTGCTCGGCGCGGCGCTGGGCGCGATCTTCCTGATCGTCGCCGGCGAATTCCTGCGGCCGACCGGCGAGCTCGCGACCTTCATCGTCTCGGCGGTCGCCCTGCTCGTCGTGCTGTTCTTCCCCGGCGGCTTCCTCGGAGCGGCCCTCTCGCGTGAGGCACGCTCGTGA